The Alistipes sp. ZOR0009 genome segment GGGAAAATTATGGAAATTAAAATAGAATAACTTGTCTCTGTATTGGTGTTATTATTTTTTTTATTAAAATTATTACCATTAATAATAGTCGAATTATTTATATGATAATTTTGTTTTTCCAAAACTTCTATAAATCTTTTGTCGACATGGTTTTTGAAGTTTTCAAGTACTAATTCAATATTCATTAGTGATTTATCTGTTTTCTTATCTTGTTCTTCAAATTTTACTTTTGAAATTTCTGAAACTAATTTTTCGATTACGACTCTAGCCATTTCTTCATCAAAGCGAATGTTGAATAATGTTAATAGTTTTGAAAAAAAATCAACAACTGAACGATAGTCATTTAATTGATAACATTGATATAAACCTAATGGAGGAATAATTGTATCTCGATTAATTCCAATACAAACTGGAATGACCTCACATTTTTCAAGTGCCTGTCCAATTCCACATTCAAAATATATCCAAGGTCTATTAATGCTATTAGGTGTTAATAGGGCTACAACAGCTTTGCTTTGTGTTATTATCGACAATATCTGGTTAAACCAAATATCTCCTGGTTTTAATCCACTATTACTGGCATTATCAGAAGAAAACCAAGGACTTATTTGTTCTAATGTAATCCTACTTAATGCGGTTGAAAACAATTCAGCAATATGTTTATCTTTGCTATAATGACTTATGAAAAAATTTTGTGACATAATTTTGTGTTTAAAATCATAGTGATTTATAATAAACGGTCAATTTGTATAATTACCTCTAATGGATTTGAGTATTAAGTGTTTCGTAATTCAAATCGAC includes the following:
- a CDS encoding toll/interleukin-1 receptor domain-containing protein, whose protein sequence is MSQNFFISHYSKDKHIAELFSTALSRITLEQISPWFSSDNASNSGLKPGDIWFNQILSIITQSKAVVALLTPNSINRPWIYFECGIGQALEKCEVIPVCIGINRDTIIPPLGLYQCYQLNDYRSVVDFFSKLLTLFNIRFDEEMARVVIEKLVSEISKVKFEEQDKKTDKSLMNIELVLENFKNHVDKRFIEVLEKQNYHINNSTIINGNNFNKKNNNTNTETSYSILISIIFPEFKNDLFIEIRESDTFQSVANAIYNMISDYVGIWKYLEEWVIIDKKTNLHVIIREIGDLIPAKFVFRPNSEWRVEKLKKPYSILDSKDRFPYNNYHQPVV